The DNA window GATTCTTGGGATTTATTTAAAGATTGCAAATCTGAAGCTGATTTCGGTATTCACTTTGGCCAAGGTGTTTATAGCCGCGAAATTGATTACTTGATTGAAACTGAATTTGCTAAGAAAGCGGAAGATGTATTATGGCGTCGTACTAAGCTTGGTTTGTACTTAAGTAAAGAACAACAAGCTGCTGTCACTGACTACATTAATGCACAAGTAGTAAAGCTTAATCCGGTAAAGCTAGATAAAGTTGGTTAATTGCGTAACTCACTACGCTGATTGAACAACTTACATTAAAGCGCTACTAATCATTGATTAGTAGCGCTTTTCTATATCTACTATTTAAGATAATGGTGATGAGTATTCTTTGCATTACATGCCAGAGTAATTGGGGCCGCTACCGCCTTCCGGTGGTGTCCATGTTATGTTCTGTGAGGGGTCCTTAATATCACATGCCTTACAGTGAATGCAATTTTCAGCATTAATCTGGAATTTCACTTCTTTGTCGATAGTTACTATTTCATAGACGGCCGTTGGGCAATAACGTTGTGCGGGTTCTGCAAAGCGGGGCAGATTAGAGCACATAGGGATACTGGGGTCGGTGAGTTTAAGGTGGCAAGGTTGGTCTGCATCATATTGTATATTGGCTAAAAAGACTGAGCTTAACCGATCAAACGTTAATTTGTTGTCTGGTTTGGGATAAATTATGTCTGTGGCGGACCTCACTTTTTGTAATTGGCTGTGATCTGCTTTTGAATCGTGCAGCGTAAAAGGTAAGCTTTTATGTAGTATGTTCTGTTCAAACCATGTAATACCTAACATGGCATTACATCTGTGGGTGATGGGGGCAAAATTGCGAGATTGATATAATTCTTGGTATACCCAAGATGTTTCGTATAATAAGGTGAAATTATCAAGACTTTCCTTATTTAATACGATTGCTGAAAATACGGTTTCGGCACCAACCATTCCTGTTTTCATTGCAGTGTGCGTACCTTTTAATTTTGCCGCATTCAGTGTACCTGCATCGCAACCAAGTAATAATCCGCCGGGGAACACCATTTTAGGCAGAGAATTATAGCCGCCTTTGGTAATCGTTCTTGCTCCGTATGCAAGGCGCTTTCCTCCTTTAAGGTAACGACTAAATGCGGGGTGTAGTTTGAGTCGTTGAAATTCGTCGAAAGGACTGAGATTGGGATTTTGATAATTCAAGTCGGTGATCAAACCAACATAAACCTGATCTTTTCCTAGGTGATATAAGAATGCTCCGCCAGTGGCGCCGTGCTCTGCTAATGGCCAGCCGATACTGTGCATCACGAACCCCGGATGATGAAGGGCTGGATCGATTTGCCACAGTTCTTTAATACCCAGTCCGTAATGTTGTGGGTCTACGTCTTTATCTAACTTATATTTTTCGATCAATTGTTTACCTAGGTGACCACGCGAGCCTTCTGTGAGCAAGGTATATTTACCAATCAATTCTATACCCTGCATGAAGTTGTCTTTTTCTTTCCCGTGTTTATCACACCCCATATTACCAGTGATAACACCTTTGACGCTGCCATCCTCATTAAATGTTAAATTATTGGCAGCAAAACCCGTAAAGACTTCAACACCGAGATCTTGTGCTTGTTGTGCTAACCAAATACACAATTCACCAAGACTGATGATATAGTTATGTTTGTTGTCTAAGCTTGATGGGACTAACATACTGGGAACACGACGGGCAGTGGTCGCATTTTTAAGCAGCCAGGTTTCATCTCGTTTTACGGCATTGATCACGGGGGAGCTTAAGTCTCGCCAATCGGGGAAAAGCTCGTCTAATGCACGGGATTCAAAAACAGTACCGGCAAGGGTATGACCACCAATATCAGCAGCTTTTTCGAGTACACAAACGCTCAGTTTGGTGCCAGATTCTAGCGCTAGTTGGCGCAAGCGACAGGCCGCGGATAATCCAGCTGGACCTGCACCGACAATGACAACATCAAACTCCATTGATTCATGTTTCACGCTTGGCATCCTTATTCAATGACTTATATTAAGTATTGTGTATGTTTGAATAAGCGCCAATCATATTGCAATTAGCGATTAACTAGTTGAATTTGACTGGTAAGTTAAATTATTTTAGTGAAAATTAATGTGCAATCAAAAATAATGGTTACAATAACGTTAATTACTTTCAACCAATATACTCAGTTTAATTTGAGGTTTTATTATGTTTAAAAAATCCCCTTTGGCAATACTATTAACGATGGCGTCTTTCAATACTTTTGCCGCTGAATGTGGTTCAGTGACAATAGCGGATATGAACTTAGGCAGTGCAACGTTAGTGGCCAATATTGATGCTTTCATTTTAACAAATGGTTATGGCTGTGATGTTGAAATTGTACCTGGTAACGCGACGATAACAGCGACGTCGATGATTGAAAAAAACACCCCTGATATCGCGCCCGAATTTTGGACTAACCAGATAAGGACAACATTGGAAAAAGGCGGGGAGGAAGGTCGTATTGTTGTTGCGGGGGATTTACTTTCTGATGGTGCCGTTTCTGGTTTCTGGGTGCCTGCGTATATGGTAGAGAAAGATCCGTCTTTAGCTACGTTAGCTGGTATTAAGGCCAATGCTAAATTATTTAAACACCCAGAAGATCCAAGTCGCTCTGCTTTTATGGCGTGTCCTGCAGGCTGGACTTGCCAGATATCAACCACCAACTTATTCAACGCGATGGGCCTTTCTGACTACGGTTTTGACTTGGTGGATCCTGGTTCCGGTGCTGGATTAGCTGGTTCAATGGTAAAAGCGTACGAAAATAAAGAAGCATGGTTTGGCTATTATTGGTCGCCAACCGCGCTTATGGATAAGTATGAGATGGTACGTGTTGATTTCGGTACTGGTTTTAATCGTGATGAATTTGAAAACTGTACCATCATCGAAGACTGTGAAAACCCGAAAGTGACGGATTATCCTGCCGCACCTGTACAGAGCATTGTCACAACTAGTTTTTCTAAAAGAGAACCAGCGGTTATGCAGTATCTTTCCAAACGTTCATTTACTAATAGCGAAATGAATCAACAGCTTGCTTGGGTAGAAGAAGAGCAAGCCGATGGTGATTATGCCGCAGAACACTTCTTATTGAATAATAAGGCAATGTGGAGTCAATGGGTAACAAGTGATGCAGTTAAAAAAATTAATGCAGCGTTAGCTGATTTATAGCCAATAAATAGCGTTTAGAACGTGTGATAGATACATAATTTAAGGAAGCTGAAATGCTTCCTTTTTAATATCTTCGATATTGAAATCAGTACCCTATTCTAGTTGCTAACTATAGCTGAATAATTAGAGTTGGGTTAAAGTGAAGCAAAATCACGGACTAATATTAACTCGCAATTTTGCTTGATTATCACAAATTAAACTTATTCGATCTTGGCCTTCAGCGCAACAGGGAGGCCTGCTCCGCGTTCACCATCACGAGCCTGGACGAATACTGCACTAGACCATGACGGAACTTCAAATTGACCATTAGTAAAGCTAGCGTTACTGGCTATAGAGTTAGTTTGGTTATGCGTGGTACTCAGTTTAAATCCTATAAGATCGACAGCATGATTACTGTTATCGAGGAAATTACCAATTGTTTGTTCTTGAGGTGTCGCATTAATTATAATAACAATAGAGTCAAGTTTGCTGTCTAAATCCGTTGTTTGTGTTAGGCCATTATCGATGCTCATTACAATTACTCCCGGAATTTGACCTTCTCCTACGTTACGGAAATCAACTCGACTTATAATTTCATCTGCATTCGGTAGCGTCATCAGTGGTGATGCTTTACGAAGTCGAAGCAGCTCTTTGTAGAATTCAAACATCTGCTCTAGGTTTGCGGGACTTGGTTGTGCGTTTGCTGTTTGTATCTTTTCGATTAAGTCATAGTTGGCGGCGTCTTTATCTTTTGCTGGAAGACCTTTATTCCAGTTGTTGTCATTAAGGGTAAAGTCAACACGATTATACCAGTCCCCATAATCGTAGGAATCACGTTGCATAGATTTAGAACGCAGCAGTTCACCACCCATATGGTTAAATGGCATAGCTTGACCAAGTAACACGGTAGAAATGCCGATCGCCTGCATGCGAACGCGATCGTCTAGTGAGACATCGTGTGATATTTTGTACATATTAATGTCCGAAAGCGTCTGGTTATCATGCTTAGAGACATAGTTTTGAGTTTCCCAAGGTTGTTCTGCATAGCCAGCTGCCTGACCATTATAGTCTAACGTTGAACCTTTCTGAGTGTTGCCTTTATAGTCAACAAATTCGAAATTTTTGAGGTTACCGGCCATACCTAAACGAGTGAGATCTATTTGATGCAGTGCACGTGTTAATTCATTTGATACCCCATCATTATTAACATTGGCTGCAATGTCGACTAGCTCATTCGGCATCACATAGGCGCCCGTAGCAAAGCCTTGTGTTTTACGTATACTTTCTCCGGTATCAAATGGACTACCTCCACGTACGGCATCACGCAGTCGATCAGAGAAAGAACCAATACCCGTACCACCTAAGTGTTTTTGGGTCGCTTGAACAAAACGCTTGTCGTCTTGAACTTCACCAAAGTTCCAACCTTCACCATAGAAGTATACGTCTGGATTAACTTGACGGGCAGCCTTAAGTGTTTTCTGCATTTGAGAAAGCGGGTGGTGGCCCATTAAATCCCAACGGAATCCATCAATCTTGTATTCTTTTACCCAGGTTCGAATTGAATCATCGATAAGTTTGGCAAACATTGCATTTTCTGGTGCTGTGTTATCGCAACATGTTGACGTTTCTATCGCGCCAGTATCAGGAACTAAGCGTTGGTAATAAATCGGAACAACTTTGTCTAGTACCGACTTGTCATTCAGGCCTGATGCATTAGTGTGGTTATAAACAACATCCACAATCACATTCATACCTATATCTTCTTTGATTGATTTAACCATTTTTCGGAATTCTAGGATCCGCTTGGAACCTTCGGACTCTGTTGCATACGAACCTTCTGGTACTGTGTAGTGGAGCGGATCATAGCCCCAGTTGTAGCTATCGACGCTACGTACGTATTCATTGAGCTCTTGAACTTTTGCATTGTTTTTGCTGTCGACTTCAGCAAGTTCTGCGAAGGCATCTGCAATAGAGCCATCACTTGTGCAATAGTTTGAAAACTCAGACTGTTTTATCGTTGGATTTAGCTCACAAAGCTTACTAAATGCTTGGTCGATATTTGCTACTTTTTTCGGGTCTTCGTTAATAGTCGCAATATCGAATACTGGCATTAAGTGCAAGTGGGTCATGCCTGCTTTACTTAGTTGCTTAAGGTGAACGACTGGCACGGATTCTTGCTCAGTAAAGGCAAGGTACTTGCCTTTATTCTGTGTACTTTCATCGCGCGCTGAGAAATCACGGACGTGTGATTCATAGATCACAATGTCAGAAAGGTCGCTTTCCTTTTGGGAGTGAGGGGAGGCTAAGTTATCCCAGCCGTTTGGTTTTAACTTGTCGGAATTTAAGTTAATTACCTGACTGTAGATGGAGTTAGTTGAAAGGCTAACTGAATACGGGTCAGTAACTTCATAGCCGTATCCTTTTTGTTCACGAGGTTGGAATACCTTCATTGCATAACGATAGAATTTCCCATCTACTGCGTTACTTTCAAGTTCAACACTCCAGCTACCTGATGTTTTGTCTTCAATCATTGCAATACGTTGAGCTTCTGATTTATTACTATTGTAGATAACCAGCTCGATGCTGCTGGCGGTTGGAGCCCAAAGCCGGAAAGTTACGTCGTTATTATTATAGATTGGACCATATTGCAGTTCCGTGGCTTCTTGGGCAAATAATGCATCCAATGCGCCCGCGTACTGGATACCAGTGGTGGACCGAAACTTACCATTACTGGTTGACGCAATTGCGACCATACTGCCTTTCACTAATGAAGAAAGTGCTATATCTGCTGGAAGAGTGGGTAAAGAAAATGCTGGGTAGTCTGCAAGATGAGGGTATTTGGTTTTTTGCTCTATCGTTAGACTTGTAGAATTCAATATAATTGAAGCACCAGAAACTACCTTCTTAGACTTTCCATCTTTAATGATTTCTTTAACTTTATATTTACCATCATGGTTGAACATAATTTGGACCATGTCAGCATTCGCACCACCTTTCCATACAAGAGTTTTATCGTCTAGCATGATCGCGCTTAAGGTATCGATTGAGAATTCAGATGATGGTCCGGCTAATTTAAAAGCTTGTGCGCGAGTATCGTATTGAGTAGTACTACCTGGAATAAAAGTGACTGAGCGATTATCCCCCATACTTGCAATATCTATTTTGATATTTGAGTCAATAAGCTTATCTTTATTTCCATTACGGAAGATAACATTGAAGCAACCAGATTCTGTATTTGTGACAGGAAGATACCAAATAGGGCCAAACTCATCATTATCGTCTGGGATAACGGAGGTATCGTTCCAATCTTTATTTCTGGCTGTATCAATTAACCCTTCACAACCCCCATCTGGGCTTTTATCTGTTCCCCAGAGATGAAGGGTCATGTTCTCGTGGGGTGTATAATCACCCATGGCATCGTAAATTTGCAATGCAACCATGCCTTCTTGAGGTGCATCAAACGCCCTTGGCTTGATGGTTTCAGGCATGGTGACATCTGTTCCAGCCTGCGGAAGCCCTTTAGCCGTTAGTAGTCCATCTCGACGGGACCCTTCAACTTTTTTAGTGCTATTGTCTGCAACAAAAAATTCTTTTCCTAAATCAGCTTCACTAATAGCTACTTTAACTTGTGTTATCTGGTTTCCATCTTTTGCTTCTAGCGTGCTACATGAATTGAGTACATTTTTATTAAGTAGCCAAACAGGGCCAAATTCATCAGTGCTAGTTGTAGATATGGGTTTTATATTCTTGCAGTTTAGTGTCCAATTAGCGTATGTGGGCGAACTTGACTGTAGTAAGACGTTCGGAGCATCACCGATCATATAGCTAATCACAAATTGTTCTTTAGATGGTAACTGTGCGTCATCCGGTAGGGTGATTGTCGGTCGAAGTTCAATTGGAACTGGTTGTGAAATACTCGGTTCTATTAATTCATCTGGGATCGTGGGAGTGACAGGTTTTGAAGGTGTAGATGAATTGTTATTACACCCTACGGTAATAGCTGCAGAGCATAGCGGTATAATTATTTTCGCAAGTGCTGAATATTTAAATTGTGTCGTATTTTTTTTCACTGTCTCAATCCCTCGGTTATTTATAAAGTTGGCTAAGAGTTCAGAAATAATTAATTATTTCTGTGATGATAAGTAAATGGGTGGCAATAACATCAACCTTTTTAATTAGGTAAAGGGGGGGGGGTAAAGGGGGGAGATAATATTAAATTTGAAATAAATCACACTTATTAGGCTGAGTCTGTAATTAAAGAACAAAAAGTATGGATGAAGGTTTAACCACGTCACTTTTTGTAGGCAAGTATGACAACAAAATGTAATTTATTAGTTATTTACTCTGTAGTTGGGAGTTAAGGAAAAAGCTCAAATTTGTGATTGCCAGTCAGTTTCACATGATAAAACACTTAAATTTCAAATTTTACCGTTTAGTTGATGGTCGAATTGCTTATATCACCATAAATAAATGCGTGTTAAGAATCAAAATTAAGCTTGGCCATGAATAAATTCTAAATAGATAATTAGACCTATACAAAATGAGGTGGAGATCCAATATGCAGAGGAAAGGATTTTTTTATAAAAAGAGTTAGATTTATATTGTTTAAACCAATAACAACACGAGTCAATTATTATGAAACGAAACTTACGATTTGTATCAAACTCAATAATAAAAATTTTGTTAGGTGCTACTTTTCTGCTTGGAGCGCAAAGCAATGTTTACGCTGACACTATTCTTCATGCTTTTAATTGGAAATATAGTGACATCACTAGTCAGGCCCAGAATATTGCAAAAGCAGGTTATAAAAAAGTCTTAGTATCTCCACCATTAAAATCTTCAGGGAAAGAGTGGTGGGCACGTTACCAGCCTCAAGATATTCGCTTAATTGACTCACCTTTAGGTAATAAAGAAGATTTACAGACGTTAATTTCAGCGCTTAAAAAGGAAGGTGTAGACGTATACGCAGACATAGTTTTAAATCATATGGCTAATGAGAGTTGGAAAAGAAGTGATCTAAACTATCCCGGTAGAGAGTTGTTAAATCAGTATAGTAAAAACAGTGAGTATATAAACAAGCAAAAGCTTTTTGGAGATCTAAGTAAAGGGATATTTTCTAGTTTTGACTTTCATCCTGCAGGCTGTATATCTGATTATGGCGATCCTGGAAATGTACAATACTGGAGATTGTGTGGTAACGATAAAGATACAGGGCTACCAGATCTAGATCCAAGTGATTATGTCATTAAGCAACAGCGTCAATATCTTCAATCTTTAAAAAGTATGGGAATAAAAGGCTTTAGGATTGATGCCGTTAAGCATATGAGTGATTATCAAGTTAACCAAATATTTACGTCTGATATAACGTCGGGAATGCATGTTTTTGGTGAAGTAATTACAACAGGTGGTAAGGGTGATTCTCAGTATCATACATTTCTTGAACCATATTTGAATAACACGAATCATGGTGCATATGATTTTCCTTTATTTGCTTCTATAAGGTCTGCATTCTCTTATGATGGAAGCATGTCTTTACTTCATGACCCACAAGAATATGGCCAAGCATTGCCTGGTGATAGAGCCATCACCTTTACTATTACGCATGATATTCCGACGAATGATGGTTTTCGTTATCAAATAATGACTCCTATTAATGAAAAATTAGCTTATGCCTATATTTTAGGTAAGGATGGTGGATCTCCTTTAATTTATAGTGACGCTCTTTCTGATGATGAAGATAAAGATAATCGTCGATGGGAGGATGTTTGGAATCGTGATTATATGGTTAAAATGATTAGCTTTCATAATGATATGAAAGGGAAACAGATGGACACTTTATATAGTGATAAGTGCATGCTCATTTTTAAGCGTGATAAAAGTGGATTAGTCGCTATAAATAAATGTTCTGAAGAGCGTTCATATACTATTGATACATATAAGACGGAGCTTAATTGGTATGTGCCGTATAAGGATAGGTTAAGTAGTCATCGCGAAACTATTACATCTCGTTATCATAAATTATCTGTGCCAGGGCAGACTACCAGAATGCTTGCTCTTTAATTTGAAATTTCAGTGTTTGTAAAAAGGCTCCAAAAGGGAGGCTTTAAAATTTAGAGGGGGTAATATAGAAAATTAAATCAATTTCTTGCCGATAATCGGCAAGACGTGACGAACGATGTTTTATATTTCTTTTAGTTTAACCTGCGCAGCAGTATTGGCTCAATAATAGCCACCTTCCTCAAATTGAAATAGAGTCGTGAGACAATAATATTTAACTATCATTTAGCTGCTCGTTTGGCTTCAAGAATAACAGCTGAATACTCGTTTTTAACACTTTAAGGTAGAGGAACGCTCGTGAATAAGGATATTTTTAACGTAACAGATGCAAGCTTTGCACAGGACGTATTAGAATCGAATGTGCCTGTCGTTGTTGAGTTTACGGCTGATTGGTGCGTCCCTTGTAAAGCAATGGGCCTTACTCTTAACGAAGTGGTCGGAGAGTATGAAGGACAGATCAAGGTCGTCAAATTAGATATCACAGATAACGTGTCGACTCAGAACAAATTTGATGTTCGCGGTGTACCAACATTAATGGTTTTTAAGAACGGTAAAGTGAAAGCAACCAGTGTTGGCGCAATGTCTAAAATGAAAATATTTTCATTTATCGATGGTGCTATCTAGCTTAAAGTTAAGGGGTCAGTTTTAGTACTGACCCCTCTAAATAACATCTTAACTGGTTACGTTTTCAACCAGACCTTGTAGGCTATCTCCTTCAACACGATAAATATTTGTCGTGTAGTAATCCTGACTATATTCAATATTTAACGAAAAATATAAGCTTTGTTTAAGGTTACATTTTATCGCCTTTTCTATTTCGCCACTTAACTTCTGCGTAAACGCTTTATCTCGATGAGGTTTAGCTAATAACGATATCGTAACGAGTATATGAGAGTATTTATACTGAGAACAAGGATAAGCTCTTGATTTGCATACGCCAGCATTCATGTCATTATCATTAATGACTTTCTCGACAGAATCAAAGATTTTATTCGTATCTATATCTAAATTATCAGAATATTTAATTTCTACGTGAGGCATATGAATATACTCCTTGCGAATGATTTTTATGCACTATTTTTGCTCCAAACGGCTAATTTATTACCACTTGGTTCTGTAAAGTGAAAGCGACGACCACCAGGAAATGAAAATATAGCTTGTGTTATTTTGCCACCCGCTAATTCAATATTCTCTTGTGTTTTTTTAAGGTCAGAACTAAGTAAAACAAGTAGAGCTGAACCGTTACTGGTTGTTGATACTAAATCAGATTTGTAAAAACCGCCATCAATACCTTGATCTGTAAATGCGATATAATCTGGGCCGAAATCCTCAAGTGACCAACCAAAAGCTTTCTGAAAGAATAATTTTGTAGCTGGAATATCTTTAGCTGGAAACTCTACATAGTTTAATTTTTCATGCTGAGTCATCAATAACATTCTCCTCGGTGCCGTCGTC is part of the Moritella viscosa genome and encodes:
- the trxA gene encoding thioredoxin, with protein sequence MNKDIFNVTDASFAQDVLESNVPVVVEFTADWCVPCKAMGLTLNEVVGEYEGQIKVVKLDITDNVSTQNKFDVRGVPTLMVFKNGKVKATSVGAMSKMKIFSFIDGAI
- a CDS encoding putative O-Glycosyl hydrolase: MKKNTTQFKYSALAKIIIPLCSAAITVGCNNNSSTPSKPVTPTIPDELIEPSISQPVPIELRPTITLPDDAQLPSKEQFVISYMIGDAPNVLLQSSSPTYANWTLNCKNIKPISTTSTDEFGPVWLLNKNVLNSCSTLEAKDGNQITQVKVAISEADLGKEFFVADNSTKKVEGSRRDGLLTAKGLPQAGTDVTMPETIKPRAFDAPQEGMVALQIYDAMGDYTPHENMTLHLWGTDKSPDGGCEGLIDTARNKDWNDTSVIPDDNDEFGPIWYLPVTNTESGCFNVIFRNGNKDKLIDSNIKIDIASMGDNRSVTFIPGSTTQYDTRAQAFKLAGPSSEFSIDTLSAIMLDDKTLVWKGGANADMVQIMFNHDGKYKVKEIIKDGKSKKVVSGASIILNSTSLTIEQKTKYPHLADYPAFSLPTLPADIALSSLVKGSMVAIASTSNGKFRSTTGIQYAGALDALFAQEATELQYGPIYNNNDVTFRLWAPTASSIELVIYNSNKSEAQRIAMIEDKTSGSWSVELESNAVDGKFYRYAMKVFQPREQKGYGYEVTDPYSVSLSTNSIYSQVINLNSDKLKPNGWDNLASPHSQKESDLSDIVIYESHVRDFSARDESTQNKGKYLAFTEQESVPVVHLKQLSKAGMTHLHLMPVFDIATINEDPKKVANIDQAFSKLCELNPTIKQSEFSNYCTSDGSIADAFAELAEVDSKNNAKVQELNEYVRSVDSYNWGYDPLHYTVPEGSYATESEGSKRILEFRKMVKSIKEDIGMNVIVDVVYNHTNASGLNDKSVLDKVVPIYYQRLVPDTGAIETSTCCDNTAPENAMFAKLIDDSIRTWVKEYKIDGFRWDLMGHHPLSQMQKTLKAARQVNPDVYFYGEGWNFGEVQDDKRFVQATQKHLGGTGIGSFSDRLRDAVRGGSPFDTGESIRKTQGFATGAYVMPNELVDIAANVNNDGVSNELTRALHQIDLTRLGMAGNLKNFEFVDYKGNTQKGSTLDYNGQAAGYAEQPWETQNYVSKHDNQTLSDINMYKISHDVSLDDRVRMQAIGISTVLLGQAMPFNHMGGELLRSKSMQRDSYDYGDWYNRVDFTLNDNNWNKGLPAKDKDAANYDLIEKIQTANAQPSPANLEQMFEFYKELLRLRKASPLMTLPNADEIISRVDFRNVGEGQIPGVIVMSIDNGLTQTTDLDSKLDSIVIIINATPQEQTIGNFLDNSNHAVDLIGFKLSTTHNQTNSIASNASFTNGQFEVPSWSSAVFVQARDGERGAGLPVALKAKIE
- a CDS encoding ABC-type glycine betaine transporter, substrate binding domain; its protein translation is MFKKSPLAILLTMASFNTFAAECGSVTIADMNLGSATLVANIDAFILTNGYGCDVEIVPGNATITATSMIEKNTPDIAPEFWTNQIRTTLEKGGEEGRIVVAGDLLSDGAVSGFWVPAYMVEKDPSLATLAGIKANAKLFKHPEDPSRSAFMACPAGWTCQISTTNLFNAMGLSDYGFDLVDPGSGAGLAGSMVKAYENKEAWFGYYWSPTALMDKYEMVRVDFGTGFNRDEFENCTIIEDCENPKVTDYPAAPVQSIVTTSFSKREPAVMQYLSKRSFTNSEMNQQLAWVEEEQADGDYAAEHFLLNNKAMWSQWVTSDAVKKINAALADL
- a CDS encoding alpha-amylase → MKRNLRFVSNSIIKILLGATFLLGAQSNVYADTILHAFNWKYSDITSQAQNIAKAGYKKVLVSPPLKSSGKEWWARYQPQDIRLIDSPLGNKEDLQTLISALKKEGVDVYADIVLNHMANESWKRSDLNYPGRELLNQYSKNSEYINKQKLFGDLSKGIFSSFDFHPAGCISDYGDPGNVQYWRLCGNDKDTGLPDLDPSDYVIKQQRQYLQSLKSMGIKGFRIDAVKHMSDYQVNQIFTSDITSGMHVFGEVITTGGKGDSQYHTFLEPYLNNTNHGAYDFPLFASIRSAFSYDGSMSLLHDPQEYGQALPGDRAITFTITHDIPTNDGFRYQIMTPINEKLAYAYILGKDGGSPLIYSDALSDDEDKDNRRWEDVWNRDYMVKMISFHNDMKGKQMDTLYSDKCMLIFKRDKSGLVAINKCSEERSYTIDTYKTELNWYVPYKDRLSSHRETITSRYHKLSVPGQTTRMLAL
- a CDS encoding electron transfer flavoprotein-ubiquinone oxidoreductase; this encodes MPSVKHESMEFDVVIVGAGPAGLSAACRLRQLALESGTKLSVCVLEKAADIGGHTLAGTVFESRALDELFPDWRDLSSPVINAVKRDETWLLKNATTARRVPSMLVPSSLDNKHNYIISLGELCIWLAQQAQDLGVEVFTGFAANNLTFNEDGSVKGVITGNMGCDKHGKEKDNFMQGIELIGKYTLLTEGSRGHLGKQLIEKYKLDKDVDPQHYGLGIKELWQIDPALHHPGFVMHSIGWPLAEHGATGGAFLYHLGKDQVYVGLITDLNYQNPNLSPFDEFQRLKLHPAFSRYLKGGKRLAYGARTITKGGYNSLPKMVFPGGLLLGCDAGTLNAAKLKGTHTAMKTGMVGAETVFSAIVLNKESLDNFTLLYETSWVYQELYQSRNFAPITHRCNAMLGITWFEQNILHKSLPFTLHDSKADHSQLQKVRSATDIIYPKPDNKLTFDRLSSVFLANIQYDADQPCHLKLTDPSIPMCSNLPRFAEPAQRYCPTAVYEIVTIDKEVKFQINAENCIHCKACDIKDPSQNITWTPPEGGSGPNYSGM